One genomic segment of Vibrio agarivorans includes these proteins:
- a CDS encoding peptidylprolyl isomerase, with the protein MITLHTNFGDIQIELNMEKAPVSSKNFIKYCEDGFYNGTIFHRVIKDFMIQGGGLTELMDEKPTRAPIANEANRGLKNTIGTIAMARTDAPHSATAQFFINLQDNDFLDHTATTNLGWGYAVFGKVSAGMDVVNCIAEVHTLSRMGHDDVPAETIMIDRVTVEE; encoded by the coding sequence ATGATTACCCTGCACACTAATTTTGGTGACATTCAAATTGAACTTAACATGGAAAAAGCGCCAGTCAGCTCGAAAAACTTCATAAAGTATTGTGAAGATGGCTTTTACAACGGCACGATTTTCCACCGTGTGATTAAAGACTTTATGATTCAAGGCGGCGGTTTAACTGAGTTGATGGACGAGAAGCCGACGCGTGCGCCGATTGCAAATGAAGCGAATCGCGGTTTAAAGAATACTATCGGTACTATTGCTATGGCACGTACTGACGCACCTCATTCGGCGACTGCGCAATTCTTCATTAATTTGCAAGACAACGATTTTCTCGACCACACTGCAACCACAAACTTAGGTTGGGGCTATGCGGTATTCGGTAAGGTTTCTGCAGGTATGGATGTGGTGAATTGCATTGCTGAAGTCCACACGCTTTCTCGCATGGGTCACGATGATGTGCCTGCGGAGACGATTATGATTGACCGTGTCACTGTAGAGGAATGA